Within the Flavobacterium sp. N502536 genome, the region GTTCCTGCTTGGTTTTCATTTCCATGTGCGCAATCGCAGCGATAGAAGCCAGTGCTTCTCCACGGAAACCTTTGGTTCCGAGTGAAAACAAATCTTCGGCCTGACGAATTTTTGAAGTAGCATGACGTGCAAAACACAAACGTGCATCGGTCACCGTCATTCCAACTCCGTTATCAATAACCTGAACTAACGATTTTCCGGCATCTTTAATAATCAATTTAATGTCAGTTGCTTTCGCATCAACAGCATTTTCTAACAGCTCTTTTACAACCGAAGCAGGTCTTTGAACCACCTCTCCGGCAGCAATTTGATTCGCAACGTGATCAGGAAGTAATTGAATGATACTCGACATTAAAAAATTTGGGTTAAAGGTTGTCCGTTGATTTTATTGAAATTAATCCGTAAAATCTCGGGGTAATATAATTAATTGTGTCCTGGTTTTTTAAACCAAGGTGTACAAATTTAATGAATTTCTGTTGGGTTTTAGAATAACAGCTATCATAAAAAAAACAAAAAACCTATACTATTTTTACACAGTATAGGTTTTAGTATCTTTAAAACAATTGTGTTTTATTCTTTCTCAATTTTAATCGGTGTTTCTTCTATCTGAATTGCTCCTGAAGACAACAAAGGCTGATGGAACGGATGTGACAAAGAAGCCTGTTGGCGAATGTATGCCATTTTGATTGCTGCAATGGCAGCCTCAGTCCCTTTGTTTCCGTGAATTCCTCCACTTCTGTCAATTGACTGTTGCATGTTATTGTCTGTTAAAACACAGAAAATAACCGGAATATCAGTCTGAACATTCAGGTCTTTTATTCCTTGTGTTACTCCTTCGCAAACAAAATCAAAGTGTTTTGTTTCGCCCTGGATCACACATCCAATTACAATTACTGCATCTACATTTTGCGTTTGCAGCATTTTTTTTGCACCATAAATCAGCTCGAAACTCCCTGGAACATTCCAACGAATAATTTGCTGAGCCGGAACATCACAATCTGTTAAGGCATCAAAAGCGCCGTTGTAAAGTCCTTCTGTAACCGTTTCATTCCATTCAGAAACAACAATCCCAAATCGAAAATCTTTCGCATTTGGGATTGTGTTTTTATCGTATTCCGATAGATTTTTATTTTGAGTAGCCATCTGTATATTTTAGATATTAAATTTCAGATTGCTAAAATACAAATCTAAAATCTAAAATCTGAAATCTGCAATTAAAATTATTGTGCTAATCCAATCAATACATCAACAGCTGCAGCTTCCGGAGTTGCATCGTAGTTGTCTTTGATATCTGTTAAATATTTCAAAGCATCTTCTTTTTGACCTAAAGCCAAAGCTGTTTTACCTGCTTTTAACAAGAAACGAGGTGTAGTGAAATCATTTTTATTCGATTCAGCTGCTTTTACATAATAGTCTAAAGCTTCTTTTTGTTGGTTCTTTTGAGAATAAGCATCTCCAATAGCACCAATTGCCAAAGCACCTACAATAGCTTCTTTTGATTTAAACTCTCCTAAATACTTAATTGCATCATCATATTTACCAATATTCAAAGAAGCAATACCTGCATAATAGTTCGCTAAATTTCCGGCATCAGTTCCTGAGTACTCGTCAGCAATTTTAACGAATCCGAATTTACCTTCAGAACCATTTAAAGCCAGTTTGTATAAAGAATCGCTTGCTACACCGTTAGTTGCTTTTTCAAAGTTTTGCTGAGCAACAAACATTTCGCTTGCAGCCTCATCCTGCTTAGGAGCTTCAACAAATTTTTGGTAAGCCAAATAGCCAATAGTAGCAATTGCAATACCAGCAACTAAACCAATAATGATTTTTTGATTTTTAGCTACCCAATCCTCAGTTTTTGAAGCAGTTTCATCTAATTTAGAGAAAACTCCAGCCGTTGTGCTGTCTTTTTCATCAATAATTACCTGTGTTTCCTCATTTACTTCTTTAACTTCTTTCTCTTTTGGTGCTTTATATCCTCTTTTATTGTAAGTTGCCATTTAAAATTAATTTAGTGAACGGCAAAAATAAAATTTTTATTGAAACCGACGTAAAAAAAATCAATTTTATCACTATTTTACAAAAAATAATTTCATTCACAGCAAGTCCTTCCTCTTCAACCGGAAAATAATTCACTCGCAAACGCATCAAAAGCCTTTTATATCGATAATTTTCGATAATTTGCACCCTCAAATTTTTGATGATTTTAAACATCACTTTTCTAAGCCAAAACTATTTTTTTGCCACTGATTTTAACGATTTACACCGATTAAAGGGTATCAGTAGAGAAATCCTTTTAAGCAATTTAAGCTGTGGCAGAAGAAAAAGCGCAAAGAGTTGCTTAGAAAGCATCAAATTTTATCTTAGAGTGCCTAAAAAATGTATTTAAACAAAATTTCTTTATTCAATTACAAAAATTTCTCCGAAATCAGTTTTGATTTTGACCGCAAGATCAATTGTTTTGTCGGCAAAAACGGAATTGGCAAAACCAATGTGCTCGATGCTATTTATCATCTTGCTTACGGGAAAAGCTATTTCAATCCGCTGGCCGTTCAGAACATCAAACACGGAGAGGAGTTTTTTGTGATTGATGCCGAACTAGAGAAAAACGACAGAACCGAACAAATTGTCTGCAGTTTAAAAAAAGGACAGAAAAAAGTTTTAAAAAGAAACGGCAAAGCCTACGATAAATTTTCGGATCATATTGGCTTCATTCCACTTGTCATTATTTCTCCGGCCGATCGCGATTTAATCGTAGAAGGAAGTGAAACCCGCCGTAAATTTATGGACAGCGTGATTTCGCAATTAGACGCTACCTACCTGCATCAGTTGATTCAATATCAAAAAGTAATTGTACAGCGCAATGCCTTACTAAAGTATTTCGCGCTGAATCATACCTTCGACAACGATACTTTGTCTATCTATAACGAACAACTGAATGGT harbors:
- the ribH gene encoding 6,7-dimethyl-8-ribityllumazine synthase, with product MATQNKNLSEYDKNTIPNAKDFRFGIVVSEWNETVTEGLYNGAFDALTDCDVPAQQIIRWNVPGSFELIYGAKKMLQTQNVDAVIVIGCVIQGETKHFDFVCEGVTQGIKDLNVQTDIPVIFCVLTDNNMQQSIDRSGGIHGNKGTEAAIAAIKMAYIRQQASLSHPFHQPLLSSGAIQIEETPIKIEKE
- a CDS encoding tetratricopeptide repeat protein, with translation MATYNKRGYKAPKEKEVKEVNEETQVIIDEKDSTTAGVFSKLDETASKTEDWVAKNQKIIIGLVAGIAIATIGYLAYQKFVEAPKQDEAASEMFVAQQNFEKATNGVASDSLYKLALNGSEGKFGFVKIADEYSGTDAGNLANYYAGIASLNIGKYDDAIKYLGEFKSKEAIVGALAIGAIGDAYSQKNQQKEALDYYVKAAESNKNDFTTPRFLLKAGKTALALGQKEDALKYLTDIKDNYDATPEAAAVDVLIGLAQ
- the recF gene encoding DNA replication/repair protein RecF (All proteins in this family for which functions are known are DNA-binding proteins that assist the filamentation of RecA onto DNA for the initiation of recombination or recombinational repair.); the encoded protein is MYLNKISLFNYKNFSEISFDFDRKINCFVGKNGIGKTNVLDAIYHLAYGKSYFNPLAVQNIKHGEEFFVIDAELEKNDRTEQIVCSLKKGQKKVLKRNGKAYDKFSDHIGFIPLVIISPADRDLIVEGSETRRKFMDSVISQLDATYLHQLIQYQKVIVQRNALLKYFALNHTFDNDTLSIYNEQLNGFGQSIFEKRKDFLEQFIPIFNVHHQAITGSEETVQLVYESHLFEKDLLSLLRENINKDRALQYTSVGIHKDDLSFEIDSHPIKKFGSQGQQKSFLIALKLAQFEFLKKQSGVKPLLLFDDIFDKLDETRVAKIIEMVNSDTFGQLFISDTHSERTETIVKSTHQSYKIFKLDNLTMRE